One part of the Novipirellula aureliae genome encodes these proteins:
- a CDS encoding sulfatase has translation MLKKITPILLCYLCFSPMLSAKSPNVLLLCIDDLRPELKSFGAEYIESPNIDALASSGRAFSRHYVQAPTCGASRYAMLTGRYGRTSASRGNQALVARSKEMAKATPSFPEVFRKAGYTTVSIGKVSHHPGGRYGKDWNDPDSIEMPGAWDRHSMPTGPWRHPEGAMHGLANGQIRSEKQLDVFESFDGPDTAYPDGLTTNAALEELDQLAKTGEPFLLAVGIIRPHLPFGSPATYMQPYLDAELPTIAHKEKPLGLSTWHGSGEFLRYNGWGKDPRQDSEFADEVRKHYASCVTYADACVGRIVDRLKENGLADDTIIVLWGDHGWHLGEHAVWGKHTLFEESLRSPLIVCAPQVKQAGVQSKAIVESIDLFPTLCDLCELPKPSSLDGESLLPMLDDPSVDGKSAISYGGSRDTIRTEKYRLIRHLKGKRVTANELYDHQIDSGETENIAAGNADVVKELSAILDEKLEE, from the coding sequence ATGTTAAAAAAAATCACTCCGATTCTGCTTTGCTACCTGTGCTTTTCGCCAATGCTATCGGCCAAATCGCCCAATGTGCTGTTGCTATGTATTGATGATTTGCGCCCCGAATTGAAATCGTTTGGAGCTGAATATATCGAATCGCCCAATATCGATGCGCTTGCCAGTTCCGGTCGTGCATTTTCGAGGCACTATGTGCAAGCACCAACATGTGGCGCGTCTCGCTACGCAATGTTGACGGGACGGTATGGACGAACGTCGGCTTCGCGGGGTAACCAAGCATTGGTGGCGCGGAGCAAAGAGATGGCGAAGGCCACACCATCGTTTCCGGAAGTCTTCCGCAAGGCAGGCTACACAACCGTCTCGATCGGAAAAGTTTCGCATCACCCCGGCGGACGGTATGGAAAGGATTGGAACGATCCCGATTCGATTGAAATGCCCGGTGCCTGGGACCGCCATTCGATGCCCACTGGTCCTTGGCGGCATCCGGAAGGAGCGATGCACGGACTAGCCAACGGCCAAATTCGCAGCGAAAAGCAACTGGACGTCTTTGAATCGTTCGATGGTCCCGATACTGCCTATCCTGATGGTTTGACGACCAATGCTGCACTCGAAGAACTCGACCAATTGGCAAAGACGGGTGAGCCCTTTTTACTTGCCGTTGGGATCATTCGACCTCATTTGCCCTTCGGTTCACCCGCGACTTACATGCAGCCGTACCTAGACGCAGAATTGCCAACGATTGCTCACAAAGAAAAACCGCTCGGCCTTTCAACTTGGCACGGATCGGGTGAATTTTTGAGATACAATGGGTGGGGGAAAGACCCACGTCAGGATAGCGAATTTGCCGACGAAGTACGAAAACACTACGCCTCCTGTGTTACGTATGCCGACGCTTGCGTTGGCCGGATTGTTGATCGACTCAAAGAGAACGGCTTGGCCGATGATACGATTATCGTCTTGTGGGGCGACCACGGTTGGCACTTGGGTGAACACGCGGTTTGGGGAAAACACACTCTATTCGAAGAATCGCTTCGATCACCACTTATTGTCTGCGCCCCCCAGGTCAAACAGGCTGGTGTTCAGAGCAAAGCGATTGTTGAATCGATCGATTTGTTCCCGACGCTATGCGATTTGTGTGAGCTGCCAAAACCCTCCAGCCTCGACGGTGAATCGCTTCTGCCGATGCTCGATGACCCCAGTGTTGATGGCAAGTCGGCGATCTCTTATGGTGGCTCGCGCGACACCATTCGTACTGAGAAGTATCGTTTGATTCGGCATTTAAAAGGGAAGAGAGTTACGGCAAACGAACTGTACGACCACCAAATCGATAGCGGTGAAACGGAGAACATCGCCGCTGGGAACGCTGACGTGGTAAAAGAACTCAGTGCAATCTTGGACGAGAAACTCGAAGAATAG
- a CDS encoding FxsA family protein, translating into MFFRLLAAFILIPLVELALLLRLADATNVFTTLLVVIGTGILGSILARREGAMAWHRFRSALASGRIPSREIQDGLMVVFAAALLLTPGLLTDAVGFLMLIPAGRNWIRCHVLSRYIRSNDTSAPYQNSRQQDQPNRRPMGAGSTIDATSFHRTK; encoded by the coding sequence ATGTTTTTCCGCTTACTTGCCGCCTTTATCCTCATTCCGCTTGTGGAATTAGCGTTGTTGCTTCGACTAGCGGATGCCACCAATGTCTTTACGACGCTGCTAGTCGTAATCGGCACAGGCATCCTCGGCTCGATACTCGCCCGTCGTGAAGGTGCCATGGCGTGGCATCGATTCCGATCCGCATTGGCTAGCGGGCGGATACCAAGTCGTGAAATCCAAGATGGATTGATGGTCGTTTTTGCAGCAGCACTGCTGTTGACCCCAGGACTCTTGACCGATGCGGTCGGTTTCCTGATGTTGATTCCCGCGGGTAGAAACTGGATTCGATGCCACGTGTTGAGCCGGTACATTCGTTCGAATGATACCTCCGCTCCCTACCAAAATTCGCGGCAGCAAGATCAGCCGAATCGGCGACCGATGGGCGCAGGATCGACGATTGATGCGACCTCCTTTCACCGCACCAAATAG
- a CDS encoding alginate export family protein: protein MDHSWLRNLRLAFAAIGPIIAVSAISMTIAKADRPYLQVGLSQDQLEIVEVETDETSAAVFEAPQQLAPTMPAPVIYDRAIATTNCNCGTTSCCSVADKKAAYAKMMSAYAGVFYENNFSYLKDPCYEGPSFYSDRFKNIDTRWGTFSFGGETRYRYHDERNLRGLGITGKDDTFWLTRQRLYADWKINDTLRVYGEILDANSSDEEFAPRPIEENDMDFLNLFADVLLLDTGSSKLTARVGRQELLYGVQRAVSPLDWANTRRTFEGVKLLYQSGDTSIDAFWTQYVPVAPNELDDADSNQPFYGIYASKKGTSLGVFDAYYLGYENRDVGFSYQTFGSRTAGETDRGILYDMEGAIQFGKNENNSDHNAGFFTAGIGRKYETRLLSPTVWAYYDYASGEDDFDQVGRGDNGYDPLYPLAHKFNGFMDLFGRRNLHDFNVLTTAPLTKNISLVLWYHSFRLVEETTPYSVAMNPYNSTTKAESKDLGQEIDVLFNINLNPRNNVLLGYSHFSGGDYYDTDGIKPAIAGDSADADFFYAQFQSRY, encoded by the coding sequence ATGGACCACAGTTGGCTTCGTAATTTGCGTTTGGCGTTCGCCGCGATCGGGCCAATCATCGCCGTGTCAGCCATCTCCATGACAATCGCAAAAGCCGATCGTCCCTATTTGCAAGTAGGACTTTCTCAAGACCAACTCGAGATTGTCGAGGTTGAAACGGACGAGACCAGTGCTGCTGTCTTTGAAGCCCCCCAACAGCTGGCGCCCACCATGCCGGCTCCGGTGATTTACGATCGAGCCATTGCCACCACCAACTGCAATTGCGGCACGACCTCGTGTTGCAGCGTAGCGGACAAGAAGGCTGCCTACGCCAAAATGATGTCTGCCTATGCTGGCGTTTTCTACGAGAACAACTTTTCCTACCTAAAGGATCCGTGCTACGAAGGCCCGTCATTCTACAGCGATCGTTTCAAGAACATCGACACTCGTTGGGGTACCTTTAGCTTCGGCGGTGAAACACGCTATCGTTATCACGACGAACGCAACCTTCGCGGACTGGGAATTACCGGCAAAGACGACACCTTCTGGCTCACCCGACAACGGTTGTATGCCGATTGGAAAATCAACGACACCCTGCGTGTTTATGGCGAAATCTTAGACGCCAACTCGTCGGATGAAGAGTTTGCTCCGCGTCCGATCGAAGAAAACGACATGGACTTCTTAAACTTGTTCGCTGACGTACTGCTGCTTGATACCGGATCGAGCAAGCTCACCGCTCGTGTCGGTCGACAAGAATTATTGTACGGAGTCCAACGAGCCGTTTCACCACTCGATTGGGCAAACACTCGCCGTACCTTCGAAGGTGTAAAACTACTTTACCAAAGCGGCGACACCTCGATCGACGCATTTTGGACTCAATATGTGCCCGTCGCTCCCAATGAGCTAGACGATGCGGATTCCAATCAACCGTTCTACGGCATCTATGCTTCGAAAAAGGGGACCTCGCTTGGTGTCTTCGACGCCTACTATCTCGGCTACGAAAATCGCGATGTCGGCTTCAGCTATCAGACGTTCGGCAGCCGAACCGCCGGTGAGACCGATAGGGGAATACTTTATGACATGGAAGGTGCGATCCAGTTTGGCAAAAATGAGAACAACAGTGATCACAATGCGGGCTTTTTCACAGCAGGCATCGGTCGCAAATACGAAACGCGTTTGCTGAGCCCTACCGTTTGGGCCTACTATGACTACGCCTCCGGTGAAGATGACTTTGACCAAGTTGGCCGTGGCGATAATGGTTACGATCCCTTGTACCCCCTCGCTCACAAGTTCAATGGTTTTATGGATTTGTTCGGACGTCGCAACCTACACGATTTCAACGTGCTGACGACCGCGCCCCTAACCAAGAACATCTCATTGGTGCTCTGGTATCACTCCTTCCGCCTGGTCGAAGAAACGACTCCGTATAGCGTCGCAATGAATCCTTACAACTCGACCACAAAAGCGGAATCGAAGGATCTTGGACAAGAGATTGATGTGCTATTCAACATCAACCTCAATCCTCGCAACAACGTCCTGTTGGGCTATTCCCACTTCTCCGGCGGCGACTATTACGACACCGACGGCATCAAGCCTGCGATTGCGGGCGACAGTGCGGACGCTGATTTCTTCTATGCTCAGTTTCAATCACGTTATTAA
- a CDS encoding AMP-binding protein → MGHLLKNELAVSKRAKGSLPPSKMDGIDYYKGFAAFELLRHAAEVIPDRKAVVYGSQCWTYEELNHDVVRAASMLQRLGVEPGDRVGVLLPNVPEFLITINAVWRCGGIVVALSPLMVPEEVERFVKETKVRVVVGLDMLAHLLAGCQDELEKTLYVSIREHLPSLKQIGYLWVRMQRTGVLSLPSNPSHSWFWSEVEAVRREWKPVRIDPAKDAAYILPTGGTTGSPKSVTLSHQNMVANAWQQFESTKREFATETMMAVLPFFHSYGVSAIALGGAAMGATLILHHRFNTRQVIQLIEQHRPTVFHAVPAMLVAMNQRLRDYPADLSSLKWVISGGAPLEAEVAEEFTRYCGAVMVEGFGLSESSPVTHVGDLFGPPEYGTIGFPLPETRCRIIEESGDSHEDIGSGEIGELIVRGPQVMLGYWENPTATAETIRDGWLHTGDLAIRRSDGLYSIVGRKKDLIITSGFNVYPAEVEAVLREIDGVADAAVVGVPDSERGEIVKAFIVMKPKAEWEEARLRQHCRDHLSKHKQPRIYERCAEDLPRNFLGKVIRRKLREADQETTQSTPVGEGESSDAIQ, encoded by the coding sequence ATGGGACATCTACTCAAGAACGAACTTGCGGTGTCTAAGCGAGCGAAAGGGTCGCTGCCACCATCGAAGATGGATGGCATTGACTACTACAAAGGTTTTGCTGCCTTTGAACTGCTTCGTCATGCGGCCGAAGTGATCCCTGATCGCAAGGCGGTTGTGTACGGATCCCAATGTTGGACGTATGAGGAACTCAACCATGACGTTGTTCGCGCCGCATCAATGCTGCAACGCCTAGGAGTCGAACCAGGTGACCGCGTCGGCGTTTTGCTGCCCAACGTTCCTGAGTTTCTAATTACGATCAATGCGGTATGGCGATGTGGTGGTATTGTCGTTGCCTTAAGTCCGTTGATGGTGCCTGAAGAGGTCGAGCGGTTTGTCAAAGAAACGAAGGTTCGCGTCGTTGTCGGCCTCGATATGTTGGCCCATCTGCTTGCTGGATGCCAAGACGAGCTCGAGAAGACCCTGTACGTTTCCATCCGCGAGCATCTGCCGTCGTTGAAACAGATCGGTTATCTATGGGTGCGCATGCAGCGAACGGGCGTGTTGTCACTTCCAAGCAATCCGTCGCATTCGTGGTTCTGGAGTGAGGTCGAGGCTGTTCGTCGCGAATGGAAACCGGTCCGGATTGATCCGGCGAAGGACGCCGCCTACATTCTGCCGACGGGGGGGACGACGGGTTCGCCGAAATCGGTGACACTTAGCCATCAAAACATGGTTGCGAATGCTTGGCAACAATTCGAATCGACGAAGCGAGAATTTGCCACCGAGACGATGATGGCCGTGTTGCCGTTTTTCCATAGCTATGGCGTTTCGGCAATCGCTCTGGGAGGAGCAGCCATGGGAGCGACATTGATTTTGCATCATCGCTTCAATACTCGCCAAGTGATCCAATTGATCGAGCAACATAGGCCTACAGTGTTTCATGCTGTCCCGGCCATGTTGGTTGCGATGAACCAACGACTGCGAGATTACCCGGCTGATTTGAGTTCACTCAAGTGGGTGATTTCCGGTGGGGCACCGCTGGAAGCGGAAGTCGCCGAAGAATTCACTCGCTACTGCGGAGCGGTCATGGTCGAAGGTTTCGGCTTGTCTGAATCGTCACCGGTAACGCATGTTGGCGATCTCTTTGGCCCACCTGAGTATGGCACGATAGGTTTTCCTCTACCTGAAACACGTTGTCGAATTATCGAGGAAAGCGGCGACAGCCACGAAGATATTGGTAGTGGCGAGATCGGTGAGCTGATTGTTCGTGGGCCTCAAGTCATGTTGGGGTACTGGGAAAATCCAACGGCAACGGCTGAAACGATTCGCGATGGTTGGCTACACACGGGTGATCTGGCAATCCGCCGCAGCGATGGTCTGTATAGCATTGTCGGACGCAAAAAGGATCTCATCATCACTTCGGGCTTCAACGTTTATCCCGCCGAAGTCGAAGCGGTACTCCGAGAGATTGACGGCGTTGCGGATGCGGCAGTCGTGGGGGTTCCCGACAGCGAACGCGGCGAGATCGTCAAGGCATTTATCGTTATGAAGCCGAAAGCCGAGTGGGAGGAAGCGAGGCTACGCCAGCATTGTCGTGACCATCTCTCGAAGCACAAACAACCTCGCATCTATGAACGATGCGCGGAAGATCTTCCCAGGAATTTTTTGGGCAAGGTGATTCGGCGCAAGCTGCGTGAAGCCGATCAAGAGACGACGCAGTCGACCCCCGTTGGCGAAGGAGAATCAAGTGATGCAATCCAATAA
- a CDS encoding SulP family inorganic anion transporter — protein sequence MLKPPHSQTRVNLRHDLVAGLVVFLVALPLCLGIALASGADLFTGLVSGVVGGLVVGFVSGSHTSVSGPAIGLTVLVASQIVMLGSFEAFMLSVLIAGLIQIGFGVARGGAFSAFFPSSVVKGLLFAIGIVLVMKQIPHLLGHDATAADTILLQQRDFLTTITEVNTLIAGEIHFGAMLIGMISIVMLLCWDRLTIMKRLILPAPLVVVLFGILMTSLLASCGEAWRIGPSHRVQIPVATSLFEFASFLKRPDFSQVTNPAIYTGAFAIAMIASLETLLNLEAVDKLDQKKRYSPASRELIAQGCGNVVCGIIGGLPVASVIVRGSVNVAAGSRTKMSTIFHGAFLLLSASLLPALMNRIPLSALAAILFITGMKLASPRLFKQMWSEGRYQFLPFFITIVVIVLTDLMFGILVGLGVSVLFILHRSVRHPIRQVVETYLSGDLTHIVLSNQVSFLNRAAIDRVLNEATSGSQLLINATDSDYIDPDVLSFIRDFKENVAPARGITVSVKGFQPKYSMPDDIQFADYSTRALQDAVTADQVIDILRAGNQRFVAGSQLNRDLSRQVNATAAGQNPLAAVLSCIDSRVPAELVFDLGVGDIFSNRVAGNVVGPISLGSLEYAIGVAGVKLLVVLGHTRCGAVTSSIHLISSGQNAMSATGCQHLQAIVDEIEPSMLSPGEMPFEALSTEQREALVDTVARRNVQHTCDKILHQSDVIRLAVADGRVKVVGAMYDVKTGIVTFSI from the coding sequence ATGCTCAAACCTCCACATTCACAGACGCGCGTGAACCTGAGACACGACCTGGTAGCGGGTCTGGTTGTTTTCCTTGTGGCACTTCCGCTTTGCTTAGGCATCGCTCTTGCATCGGGTGCCGACCTGTTCACTGGCCTGGTTTCTGGAGTTGTTGGAGGCTTAGTTGTTGGCTTTGTTAGCGGATCACACACAAGTGTCAGCGGCCCTGCGATCGGTTTGACGGTACTCGTCGCGTCGCAAATCGTCATGCTTGGTTCGTTCGAAGCCTTCATGTTGTCGGTTCTAATTGCCGGACTTATCCAAATCGGATTTGGTGTCGCTCGTGGAGGTGCGTTTTCAGCGTTCTTTCCATCGAGTGTGGTCAAAGGTCTGCTGTTTGCAATCGGCATTGTTTTGGTCATGAAGCAAATTCCGCACCTGCTTGGACACGATGCAACGGCGGCCGATACAATCTTGCTACAACAACGCGATTTCCTGACGACGATCACTGAAGTCAATACGCTAATCGCAGGCGAGATCCATTTCGGTGCCATGCTGATCGGAATGATCTCGATCGTGATGTTGTTATGCTGGGATCGTCTTACCATTATGAAGCGGCTGATCTTGCCTGCTCCTCTGGTGGTCGTTTTATTCGGAATCTTGATGACCAGTTTATTGGCATCGTGTGGAGAAGCGTGGCGGATCGGACCGAGTCATCGTGTCCAAATCCCTGTCGCAACGAGTTTGTTTGAATTCGCTAGTTTTTTGAAACGGCCTGACTTTTCACAGGTCACCAACCCCGCCATCTACACGGGTGCTTTCGCGATTGCCATGATTGCATCGCTTGAAACGCTCTTGAATCTTGAAGCGGTCGACAAGCTCGATCAAAAAAAACGATATTCACCTGCCAGTCGTGAATTGATTGCGCAAGGCTGCGGCAATGTCGTGTGTGGCATAATCGGGGGGCTACCTGTTGCGTCGGTAATCGTTCGCGGTTCGGTTAACGTGGCAGCGGGCTCACGAACCAAGATGTCGACCATTTTCCATGGTGCATTTTTGCTGCTCAGCGCATCGCTGTTACCAGCCCTCATGAACCGCATACCACTGTCCGCTCTCGCAGCGATTCTGTTCATTACGGGAATGAAGCTGGCAAGTCCTCGGCTGTTCAAACAGATGTGGAGTGAAGGGCGTTATCAATTCTTGCCGTTCTTCATCACGATTGTCGTGATCGTACTGACCGATTTGATGTTCGGAATTCTGGTTGGACTCGGCGTCAGTGTTTTGTTCATTCTCCATCGCAGCGTCCGGCACCCGATTCGGCAGGTCGTCGAAACCTACCTGTCCGGCGATCTGACGCACATCGTACTTTCGAATCAAGTTAGTTTCTTGAATCGTGCCGCGATTGACCGCGTCTTAAACGAAGCAACTTCCGGTAGTCAATTGCTAATCAATGCGACCGATTCTGACTACATCGACCCCGACGTTCTCAGTTTCATTCGCGACTTCAAAGAGAACGTAGCTCCAGCGCGGGGGATTACCGTCAGCGTCAAAGGGTTTCAGCCAAAGTATTCAATGCCCGATGACATTCAGTTCGCCGACTACTCGACGCGTGCGTTGCAGGACGCGGTGACGGCAGATCAAGTGATCGACATCCTCCGTGCGGGCAACCAACGATTCGTCGCTGGATCGCAACTCAACCGAGATTTGTCGCGGCAAGTCAATGCCACCGCAGCAGGCCAAAACCCACTTGCGGCCGTCTTAAGCTGTATCGATTCGCGAGTTCCCGCCGAGTTGGTATTTGATCTCGGCGTGGGCGATATCTTTAGTAACCGTGTCGCTGGCAACGTCGTCGGACCGATCTCTCTCGGTAGCCTCGAATATGCAATCGGTGTCGCCGGTGTCAAACTCCTCGTCGTACTGGGACATACCCGCTGTGGTGCAGTAACATCATCGATCCACCTAATATCGAGCGGACAAAACGCGATGTCAGCGACCGGATGCCAGCACTTGCAGGCAATCGTTGACGAGATTGAACCGAGTATGTTATCACCCGGCGAAATGCCTTTCGAAGCTTTGTCGACGGAACAGCGTGAAGCCTTGGTCGATACCGTGGCACGACGAAATGTCCAACATACTTGTGATAAAATCTTGCACCAAAGCGACGTGATTCGTCTCGCCGTTGCAGACGGACGCGTCAAAGTGGTGGGGGCAATGTATGATGTAAAAACGGGAATAGTAACGTTCTCAATTTGA
- a CDS encoding alpha-ketoglutarate-dependent dioxygenase AlkB family protein yields METIKLADGGLLRYDQDFMESKLADRYFKEIRDQCKWEQKPALFGHRQPRLTASYGDEGITYRYSGTTNVSLPWTTTLLEIKQRIEAIQGEYNYCLLNRYRGGSDSMGLHADNEPEMGNVIGSVSLGETRKFRMRHNTSKETRTFLLSHGSLLIMAGTMQQFWKHEVPKTARKVGERINLTYRKITAP; encoded by the coding sequence ATGGAAACGATCAAATTGGCTGACGGCGGACTCCTGCGATACGACCAAGACTTCATGGAATCGAAACTTGCCGATCGCTACTTTAAGGAGATCCGAGATCAGTGCAAATGGGAACAGAAACCGGCACTCTTTGGGCACAGGCAACCTCGGCTGACCGCTTCCTACGGCGACGAAGGGATCACCTATCGCTACAGCGGAACTACGAATGTTTCGTTGCCCTGGACAACGACACTGCTAGAGATCAAGCAGCGAATCGAAGCGATCCAAGGCGAGTACAATTACTGTCTCTTGAATCGGTATCGAGGGGGCAGCGATAGCATGGGATTGCACGCTGACAATGAACCTGAGATGGGCAATGTCATCGGTTCCGTTTCGCTCGGCGAAACACGGAAATTTCGAATGAGGCATAATACGAGCAAAGAGACAAGAACGTTTTTGCTCAGCCACGGATCGCTGCTCATTATGGCTGGCACGATGCAGCAGTTCTGGAAACACGAGGTTCCCAAAACGGCTCGCAAGGTAGGCGAGCGGATCAACTTGACGTACCGAAAGATCACGGCTCCTTGA
- the gltX gene encoding glutamate--tRNA ligase: MIRTRFAPSPTGYLHIGGVRTALFNWLIARQAGGQFILRIDDTDAGRNVAEAIEPILDGFRWLGMNWDEGPQVGGPHDPYYQSQRDSLYKQAATKLLESGHAYRDYARPEEFTALRQEAEKNKVPFIYDRRWMAEDDAAAAAFEAEGRTAVVRLKMPREGECVISDLVRGEVRVDWAAEQDHVIQRADGSCLYHLASVVDDHELQISHVIRSEEHLSNTPRQIFILESLGYERPAYAHLPYVAEPGGHAKLSKRKLAKYQKNKGFADLLAHGCRIAQRCGISAEADTFNPVIIDFYREIGFTPDAILNYLVLLGWSLDGESEKFTVDEMIKLFSLDRVTKAPASFDSTKLLSFQGDAFAALPLETRLEKVRPFAIAAGLTSSDSPESEAKLKAVVEAAGDRLKIAGDILDFDYCFIDDYAINEKAYQKRVVKPEMAKPLLAKLVEPLTQADSFDAETLEALVNQFCDDQQIGLGDIIHALRVATTGSPAGFGMFETLEVIGQEKVVARITRVANS; encoded by the coding sequence ATGATTCGAACTCGATTTGCGCCTAGTCCTACTGGATACCTTCACATTGGTGGCGTGCGGACAGCCCTTTTCAATTGGTTGATCGCTCGCCAAGCGGGCGGTCAATTTATTCTTCGCATTGATGATACCGATGCAGGTCGAAACGTGGCTGAAGCGATTGAGCCGATTCTCGACGGTTTTCGCTGGCTTGGAATGAATTGGGATGAAGGCCCTCAAGTCGGTGGGCCCCACGATCCGTACTACCAATCACAACGAGATTCGCTCTATAAACAAGCCGCTACAAAGTTACTCGAAAGCGGTCATGCGTATCGCGACTACGCCCGTCCCGAAGAGTTCACGGCGCTACGCCAAGAAGCGGAGAAGAACAAGGTACCGTTCATCTATGATCGCCGCTGGATGGCCGAAGACGATGCCGCTGCTGCAGCCTTTGAAGCCGAAGGACGTACCGCCGTCGTGCGGCTAAAAATGCCGCGTGAAGGGGAATGCGTGATCTCGGATCTGGTTCGTGGCGAAGTGCGAGTCGATTGGGCGGCGGAACAAGATCACGTCATTCAACGCGCGGACGGAAGTTGCTTGTATCACCTCGCCTCGGTGGTCGATGACCACGAACTCCAGATTTCTCACGTCATCCGCTCTGAAGAACACTTGTCCAACACACCTCGCCAGATCTTTATTCTTGAGTCGTTGGGATACGAACGCCCTGCTTACGCCCACCTACCATACGTTGCGGAACCAGGCGGCCATGCCAAATTGAGTAAACGTAAGTTGGCGAAGTACCAAAAGAACAAAGGCTTTGCAGACTTACTCGCTCATGGTTGCCGCATCGCACAGCGCTGTGGTATTTCAGCCGAGGCCGATACCTTTAATCCGGTCATAATCGATTTCTATCGTGAGATCGGTTTTACACCCGATGCGATTTTGAACTATTTGGTTTTGCTCGGTTGGTCGCTTGACGGCGAGAGCGAAAAGTTCACGGTCGATGAAATGATCAAGCTGTTTTCACTCGACCGCGTCACCAAAGCTCCCGCTTCGTTCGATTCCACAAAACTACTCTCTTTCCAAGGCGATGCTTTTGCCGCATTGCCGCTCGAGACACGATTGGAAAAGGTCCGCCCGTTTGCCATCGCCGCTGGACTTACTTCGTCGGACAGCCCCGAGTCGGAAGCTAAGTTGAAAGCGGTTGTCGAAGCGGCAGGCGATCGCCTGAAGATCGCGGGGGATATCTTGGACTTCGACTATTGTTTCATTGACGACTACGCTATCAATGAAAAGGCCTACCAAAAGCGAGTTGTCAAACCCGAAATGGCCAAGCCTCTGTTGGCAAAACTTGTGGAGCCACTTACCCAAGCGGATTCCTTTGACGCCGAAACGCTTGAAGCCTTGGTCAATCAGTTTTGCGATGACCAACAGATCGGACTGGGCGATATCATCCATGCGTTACGCGTTGCAACCACCGGGTCACCCGCTGGGTTTGGGATGTTCGAAACACTTGAGGTGATTGGCCAGGAAAAAGTAGTCGCCCGAATCACTCGAGTCGCTAATTCATGA
- a CDS encoding thiolase family protein: MQSNKPIAIVDGVRTPFAKAFGAFIDVSAVELGRTALEAVLLRCGLSANDIDEVVFGNVAGPADSANIARVIALKAGVPNDRIAHTVNRNCASGMESIFAGCSRIREGRASTIVAGGTESMSQIPMLLSHEAAKLWLRLARSKSMLDRLRTIASMRPKHFKPVPGIELGLTDPVSGLNMGETAEVLAKEFPITRDQQDAFALESHKKASEAQERCFMSGEIASVTLPTGEAVERDNGPRKNQTLEQLGRLRPLFGREGTITAGNSCPLTDGAAALVLSDPDKLDRFSRPPLGYITAYSIAGCDPRRMGLGPVYATAKLFAKTGLSFTDFDNIEINEAFAAQVLACERAFGSKRFAENELSRSSAVGELPMDRVNVHGGAIALGHPVGTSGTRIVLTLLRTLKAKGKQRGLATLCVGGGQGVAMVVET; encoded by the coding sequence ATGCAATCCAATAAACCGATCGCCATCGTCGACGGGGTACGGACGCCGTTTGCAAAAGCATTCGGAGCATTTATCGACGTTTCAGCCGTCGAGCTTGGCCGCACGGCACTCGAAGCCGTACTCCTTCGCTGCGGCTTATCCGCCAACGATATTGACGAAGTCGTGTTTGGCAACGTCGCGGGGCCTGCTGATTCGGCCAACATCGCTCGAGTGATTGCGTTGAAAGCTGGCGTTCCCAACGACCGCATCGCTCATACGGTCAACCGGAATTGTGCATCGGGAATGGAATCGATCTTTGCCGGATGCAGTCGGATTCGAGAAGGCCGTGCATCAACCATCGTCGCTGGAGGCACCGAATCGATGTCACAGATTCCAATGTTGTTGAGTCACGAGGCAGCGAAGCTCTGGTTACGACTAGCTCGCTCCAAGTCGATGCTCGATCGGCTGCGTACGATCGCGTCGATGCGTCCGAAGCATTTCAAACCGGTTCCAGGGATTGAGCTGGGACTGACGGACCCGGTTTCAGGTTTGAATATGGGCGAAACCGCCGAAGTATTGGCCAAGGAGTTTCCTATCACGCGTGACCAGCAGGACGCGTTTGCACTGGAAAGTCACAAGAAGGCGAGCGAAGCCCAGGAGCGATGTTTTATGTCTGGCGAAATCGCGAGCGTCACACTTCCAACCGGCGAAGCGGTCGAACGAGACAATGGACCGCGAAAAAATCAAACGCTCGAACAACTCGGGCGTCTGCGTCCGCTGTTTGGACGGGAGGGAACGATCACTGCTGGCAATAGTTGCCCGCTTACCGATGGTGCCGCTGCTTTGGTTTTATCCGATCCTGACAAGCTCGATCGATTTTCTCGCCCACCCCTCGGTTACATCACCGCCTATTCAATCGCCGGTTGCGATCCGCGACGAATGGGGCTCGGGCCTGTTTATGCAACCGCAAAACTGTTTGCAAAAACGGGCTTGTCGTTTACGGACTTCGACAACATCGAAATCAACGAAGCCTTTGCGGCCCAGGTCTTGGCCTGCGAACGAGCGTTTGGATCAAAGCGTTTTGCGGAAAACGAGTTATCACGGTCAAGTGCCGTGGGCGAATTACCGATGGACCGCGTCAACGTGCATGGTGGTGCGATCGCACTCGGCCACCCGGTCGGTACCTCGGGAACCCGAATCGTACTAACTCTACTACGGACACTCAAAGCAAAGGGGAAGCAGCGTGGATTAGCAACACTCTGCGTAGGAGGCGGCCAAGGCGTTGCGATGGTGGTTGAGACATGA